GGTGGCCAACGGCACCTGGAAGCTGAAGGTCCAGGACGTGGCCGCGCAGGACACCGGCTACATCAACAGCTGGAAGCTCACCTTCCCGTAAACCGCACACAGAGGTAACCCAAGGCCGATCGCGAGCTGTTCGGCCCGCACGGTCTGGGCGCGTCGCCCCGGGTGAGTGAACTCCCCGGGACGGCGCGCCCGTTCATGTTCCGTTCGCAATACGTACAAGAGACATCGCTCAACGGACGATTTCCGGCCAACCTGCGATCACCTCCTGACATGTACAAGCCTCAACTGGCACGCTTCCCCCACGCACCACACGCAACACACAGCTAAGCACCACCCAGTTCAGCACCACACAGCTCTCTTACCCCACACACAAGGAGCTTGCGTGACCCCCCACATATCGCGCTTCACCAAGAAGCGTTCGACTCTGGCCATCGCCACCGCCGTTGCCGCCGGAGCCCTGCTGACCGCCGGTATGACCACCGGCGCGTCCGCGCAGCCCGTGGCCGACGCGACGCCGGGCGCCGCGCCGATGAAGCTCTCGGGCGCCGCCCGCGCCGGCCTCCTCCAGGACGCCAACGCGAAGAAGGCCGAGACGGCCAAGGAGTTGAACCTCGACTCCAAGGAGAAGCTCGTCGTCCGCGACGTGGTCAAGGACCGCGACGGCACGACGCACACCCGCTACGAGCGCACCTACGACGGACTCCCGGTCCTCGGCGGCGACCTGGTCGTCCACGAGTCCAAGGCCGGCAAGTCCGAGGGCGTCACCCGCGCGACCTCGAAGAGAATCGCCGTGTCGACGGCCTCCGCCTCCCTCAAGGCCGCCCCCGAGGGCGCCCGCAAGGTGGTCTGGGCGGCGTCGGGCACCCCGCGCCTCGCCTACGAGAAGGTCGTCACCGGCACGCAGAAGGACGGCACGCCGCGCAAGCTGCACGTCGTCACGGACGCCGCGACCGGCAAGAAGATCTTCGAGTGGGACGCGATCCACACCGGCGCCGGCGAGAGCCAGTACAGCGGCAGCGTGACGGTCGGCTCCACCAAGTCCGGCTCCTCGTACGCCCTCACGGACGCGGAGCGCGGCGGCCACAGCACGTACGACCTCAAGCACGGGTCGTCCGGCAAGGGCACGCTGTTCACCGACGCGGACGACAAGTGGGGCGACGGCACCACCAACGACGCGGCCACGGCCGCGGTCGACGCCGCCTACGGCGCCCAGGTGACGTGGGACTACTACAAGGACGTCCAGGGCCGCAGCGGCATCAACGGCGACGGCAAGGGCGCGTACTCGCGGGTCCACTACGGCAACGCGTACGTCAACGCGTTCTGGGACGACAGCTGCTTCTGCATGACGTACGGCGACGGCGAGGGCGACAAGAAGCCCCTGACGTCGATCGACGTGGCGGGCCACGAGATGTCGCACGGCGTCACGGCGGCGACCGCGGGCCTCATCTACAGCGGTGAGTCCGGCGGTCTGAACGAGGCCACGTCCGACATCTTCGGCACCGCGGTCGAGTTCCACGCGAACAACCCCAAGGACGTCGGCGACTACCTCATCGGCGAGAAGATCGACATCAACGGCGACGGCTCCCCGCTGCGCTACATGGACAAGCCGAGCAAGGACGGCGCGTCCCTCGACAACTGGAAGGCCGGCGCGGGCAACGTCGACGTCCACTACTCGTCGGGCATCGCCAACCACTTCTTCTACCTGCTGTCGGAGGGCAGCGGGAAGAAGGAGATCAACGGGGTCTCGTACGACTCCCCGACCGCGGACGGCCAGCCGGCCGCGGGCATCGGCCGCGACAAGGCCGAGAAGATCTGGTTCAAGGCCCTGACGTCGTACTTCACGACGAACACGGACTACGCCAACGCGCGCAAGGGCACGCTGAGCGCGGCGTCCGACCTGTACGGCGCCGACTCGGCGGAGT
The DNA window shown above is from Streptomyces sp. NBC_01445 and carries:
- a CDS encoding M4 family metallopeptidase; translation: MTPHISRFTKKRSTLAIATAVAAGALLTAGMTTGASAQPVADATPGAAPMKLSGAARAGLLQDANAKKAETAKELNLDSKEKLVVRDVVKDRDGTTHTRYERTYDGLPVLGGDLVVHESKAGKSEGVTRATSKRIAVSTASASLKAAPEGARKVVWAASGTPRLAYEKVVTGTQKDGTPRKLHVVTDAATGKKIFEWDAIHTGAGESQYSGSVTVGSTKSGSSYALTDAERGGHSTYDLKHGSSGKGTLFTDADDKWGDGTTNDAATAAVDAAYGAQVTWDYYKDVQGRSGINGDGKGAYSRVHYGNAYVNAFWDDSCFCMTYGDGEGDKKPLTSIDVAGHEMSHGVTAATAGLIYSGESGGLNEATSDIFGTAVEFHANNPKDVGDYLIGEKIDINGDGSPLRYMDKPSKDGASLDNWKAGAGNVDVHYSSGIANHFFYLLSEGSGKKEINGVSYDSPTADGQPAAGIGRDKAEKIWFKALTSYFTTNTDYANARKGTLSAASDLYGADSAEYKAVDRAWAAVNVK